Proteins encoded together in one Lathyrus oleraceus cultivar Zhongwan6 chromosome 5, CAAS_Psat_ZW6_1.0, whole genome shotgun sequence window:
- the LOC127086315 gene encoding protein DETOXIFICATION 18 yields the protein MSVENVAAEATPNPHPGEIQPMNGEKANMAATTASSVSETPLSLATHDDNGIHNTERWWNKILDIDEAKHQLMFSLPMILTNLFYYSITLVSVMVVGHLGELQLAGSTLANSWFSVTGAAVMVGLSGALETLCGQGFGAKEYHMLGIYLQGSCIISFIFSVIISIIWFYTEHILVFLHQSQDIARTAALYMKFLVPGLFAYSILQNMLRFLQTQSVVMPLVILSAIPALLHVGIAYGLVEWTGLNFIGGPIATSISMWISMVLLGLYVIYANKFQNTWTGFSMQSFHYLLTHMKLALPSAAMVCLEYWVFEVMVFLAGLLPDSQITTSLIAICANTEFFAYMITYSLSAAASTRVSNELGAGQPERAKHAMKVTLKLSLFLGFGFVLLLVFGHDIWIQLFSNSPIIKEEFASITPFLAISILLDSVQGVLSGVARGCGWQHLAVYVNLASFYLIGLPISCLLGFKTNLQYKGLWIGLICGLVCQTGTLLLMTWRIKWTKLKLSGDKDKDQPIVV from the exons ATGTCAGTGGAGAACGTTGCTGCTGAAGCAACACCAAATCCACACCCTGGCGAAATTCAACCAATGAACGGTGAAAAAGCTAACATGGCGGCGACAACCGCAAGTAGCGTTTCAGAAACACCTCTATCACTCGCAACTCATGATGATAATGGAATACACAACACAGAGAGATGGTGGAACAAAATCTTGGACATAGATGAAGCCAAACATCAACTCATGTTTTCACTGCCAATGATTCTTACAAACTTATTCTATTATTCAATCACTTTAGTTTCTGTCATGGTTGTTGGTCACCTTGGTGAGCTTCAGTTAGCCGGTTCTACTCTCGCTAATTCCTGGTTTAGTGTCACCGGCGCAGCTGTTATG GTTGGTTTAAGTGGTGCGCTAGAAACACTATGTGGGCAAGGATTTGGTGCAAAGGAATATCACATGTTGGGAATTTATCTACAAGGCTCATGCATTATATCTTTTATTTTTTCAGTCATTATATCCATTATTTGGTTCTATACAGAACACATTCTAGTGTTTCTTCATCAATCACAGGACATTGCTAGAACAGCAGCACTCTATATGAAGTTTCTTGTACCAGGATTATTCGCATATAGCATCTTGCAAAACATGTTGAGGTTTCTACAAACACAATCTGTGGTCATGCCACTGGTTATACTTTCTGCTATTCCAGCATTGCTTCATGTGGGAATCGCTTATGGACTTGTTGAATGGACAGGTTTGAATTTCATAGGTGGGCCTATTGCAACTTCTATTTCAATGTGGATATCAATGGTATTGTTAGGTTTATATGTCATCTATGCAAACAAGTTTCAGAATACATGGACAGGATTTTCAATGCAATCATTTCATTACTTGCTTACACACATGAAACTAGCTTTGCCTTCTGCAGCAATGGTGTG TTTGGAGTATTGGGTTTTTGAAGTTATGGTTTTCCTAGCTGGATTATTGCCTGACTCACAAATAACAACTTCATTGATTGCAATATG TGCAAACACAGAATTTTTTGCTTACATGATCACTTACAGTCTTAGTGCAGCTGCAAG CACAAGAGTTTCCAATGAATTGGGAGCAGGCCAACCAGAAAGAGCTAAACATGCAATGAAAGTCACTCTAAAGCTCTCTCTTTTCCTTGGATTCGGTTTTGTTTTGTTACTTGTATTTGGTCATGATATATGGATTCAGCTGTTTAGTAATAGTCCTATTATCAAAGAGGAGTTTGCTTCAATAACACCCTTTCTTGCTATTTCCATACTACTAGATTCTGTCCAAGGTGTCTTATCAG GAGTGGCTAGAGGATGTGGTTGGCAGCATTTAGCTGTTTATGTCAACCTTGCAAGTTTTTATCTCATTGGTTTACCAATTTCATGTCTCCTTGGATTTAAGACCAATTTGCAATATAAG GGTTTATGGATCGGTCTGATTTGTGGCCTTGTGTGTCAAACCGGGACACTCTTACTTATGACATGGCGTATCAAATGGACTAAATTGAAACTCTCCGGGGACAAAGATAAAGACCAGCCTATTGTTGTTTGA
- the LOC127082008 gene encoding protein MAIN-LIKE 2-like: MSLLWMGESHRGTAANIVEYEDTRFRVHSHTYIQPSAVIIPYLELAGFASVAKIASLKVDSKLIVALLERWRPETHTFHLPTGECTITLEDVSMLLGLQINGKAVNGATNVTNDVYMENLGVEPTASDKNGAFVKIVWLEALLTQLENNSNSTEVENILHSKVYILLLIATFLMPDKSHNLLNSSWLPLVGDLEKCTTYSWGSACLATLYRHMCKAAHKGVKSIGGCVVLLGVWAFTRIPLLAPVSNEVPSHPYALRWCKRGMRYGNNPRHHLRGYRVAIEHMEENDFIWRPYIQYPVPDYSDSRVWSATTYILGHCGWVNCGRYGCPNWDNESVWKRINGHGVYYSQTMVGCYGDEMFGWSLVGGLRRHDAESYESSGL; the protein is encoded by the exons ATGTCTTTGTTGTGGATGGGCGAATCACATCGTGGGACAGCAGCGAACATTGTCGAATAT GAAGACACTAGGTTCCGGGTTCATTCTCATACTTACATTCAACCAAGTGCGGTTATAATACCGTATTTGGAATTAGCTGGTTTTGCAAGTGTAGCCAAGATAGCAAGTTTAAAAGTAGATTCTAAACTAATTGTTGCATTGttagagagatggagacccgagacaCATACATTTCATTTACCAACGGGTGAATGTACTATCACACTGGAGGATGTGAGCATGTTACTCGGTCTCCAAATTAATGGTAAAGCTGTTAATGGCGCAACGAATGTAACCAATGATGTTTACATGGAGAATTTGGGTGTCGAACCAACCGCTTCAGATAAAAATGGGGCTTTTGTCAAAATTGTTTGGTTAGAAGCCCTATTAACACAACTGGAAAATAACTCTAACTCGACGGAGGTGGAAAATATTCTTCATTCAAAAGTTTATATTTTACTATTAATTGCTACTTTTTTAATGCCAGATAAGAGTCACAATTTATTGAATTCTTCTTGGTTACCTTTAGTAGGAGACCTAGAAAAATGTACCACATACAGTTGGGGTTCTGCTTGTTTGGCGACACTATATAGACATATGTGCAAGGCAGCCCATAAAGGAGTCAAAAGCATAGGAGGTTGTGTTGTATTACTAGGTGTATGGGCATTCACACGCATACCCTTGTTAGCCCCAGTTAGTAACGAGGTTCCATCACATCCGTATGCATTAAG ATGGTGCAAACGAGGTATGCGTTACGGAAATAATCCTCGTCATCATCTACGGGGGTACCGTGTTGCAATTGAACACATGGAAGAAAACGAT TTTATATGGAGACCGTACATACAATATCCAGTGCCGGATTATAGTGACAGCCGAGTTTGGAGTGCAACGACATATATA TTGGGTCATTGTGGTTGGGTGAATTGTGGACGGTATGGTTGCCCGAATTGGGACAATGAATCGGTTTGGAAACGAATCAATGGTCATGGGGTGTACTatagtcaaacaatggttgggtgttatgGCGATGAGATGTTTGGATGGTCATTGGTGGGGGGGCTACGACGGCATGACGCTGAATCGTATGAATCATCTGGCCTATAG